CAGGGAGCCATCTCCGAAAAGACTGGTGCACCTGAACCCCATCAACCAATTGTCTACTTAAGTATGATTAAGCCTCCCCCTTTGGCCTCTGCCTTTCCCCGCTGCCcccttctctgctggtccagacCCACCTGAGTTGTGAGGGTGCAGCGCCTCTCCGGGGAGCTACTTTTTCTCTGCAAGctttagaggaaaaaagaagtagGGTATTACCTACTCACACCTCCTCTTACCTCtttggggaagagaaaggaatgagctagggtggaatggggtggggctgggctggggccggGTAGGTAGGGTgggacaggggagggagggggtggggtttgCACAGGAAGAAGTGTGATTAATCTGGACGTGCTGGAGGGTATCTGGACCCTGCTGCGGGAGTTCAGGCAAGTCAACTTTACCTTCccggacctcagtttccttatttgtaaaatggccAGATTTGTCTGAAAGCCCCAAGAATCCATATGTTTCTGTATCCTTTAGGTAATGAGCATTTCGGGCCCTGTATTTCCCTGGTTGGTGGAATTACAGTGGTTTTGAGGggagctctggagtcagattgCTTAGGTTTTGTAGTTTTAATAAGCTTGTGGTCTTGGGAGTGTTATTTAATTTAGCCCCCAAGCCTCTGTTTCTCTAAGTGTGAACTAAGAGTGGCCATCCTGGTGAAGGTGCAGGTGTTGAAGGAGTTGTAGCTCCTGTGGAGGGAAAGTGAGAACTTCATACAAATAAAATTACTTCTGTAAAGCCTGAAGTCCACACGCTCACCCAATGCAAAGCCCACAGAAACTTGTAATCGGTCAAGGTAACATCGTTTCCTGTTCCCCACATGGAAGAGCAGGAAGAATCACCCACACGATTTAATTGTCCCCTCTTTTTTGTTGAGATTTTGGTTGAATTACCTAAATGCACATAGTAAGCAGTAGGCAATGGtggttattttcataattttgtttgCAAAGTATCTAGCAGAGCAGAGAGCTCACTTATATGTGTCTGTATAGCAGCATTTACAAGTGAtatgcaagaaaaacaaaacccccagCATCTTTGTTGTCTGCCAGAGTGAAAAAGCTCATCTGTGTGTACAGTTTGTTCCCCAGGGCTCAGTTTTTTTTAATCGCATATGGAAGTGTTCTTGCTGAAGTTTATCTCCtgagtcaaaaaaaaataaagtttttaaaaaagtaaatataaagtatataaaagatCAACAGATTAAATTCCAGGGTCAAATAATATGGTCCAAATAGAAATTCAGTGAGAGGTTAGATCAGTTTTGTcacaagcacattaaaaaaaatctgcaggcAAGAAATTTTTATCCAAAGGTGATTCTCAttaccagtttttaaaatgctttcttttttatggttatCAAGTAAAATTCTAGTGGTAAGCCTTTggttctttaaaaacttttcaacTTGACTGAACCACAATTTACACTCAAACTTCCCTTATAAGAATGCAAGACACATTCCTTTTAGGTGTGCAGTGAGCTGGCAAATGTGTATGCCCACCCACAATTTTTAAACCCAAGGATAATCTAAAGTCATTTATTAAACTCTAAGGACAGAGATCTGAGAATGgttaatggtttcctttttaatttaaaaaagtgtccacaaaggaatattactctgTTTTgcaaaacaacacagaaaacCTACCAGTAATTAGGAGGATTAGTTTGTACTGAGAGGTGACTGGCATTTTAAGCTGGAGTAGATGAATCACAGGTCCTAAAGAGCATCTGGTTTCAACAATTGTGCATCACTTAGGTTGCCTGGGGCAAATTGGGCAGATGAGCCTAGTTTTGATTGTATCAGTTTTTTCACCTGTAAATTGGGGGTAATGGTAGTTCCCACCTTAAAGTTCAACTGCCAGGATTGGGACAGTGCACGGCAAATAGTAAACCTTCCTTATCAGATCTCTGTCAGCACAAGGGCTAGGCTGCTGCTACCTCTTTGAAAAGACCATCTCTGTCTCAGGTCAGCAGTTCTAAACCTTTTGGTCTTGGGCCCCCTGTGTGCTCGTAAACATTGAAGACCCtgaagagcttttgtttatataGCTTACATTGGTCAACGTATGTTacattcaaaattaaaacttagacatttagaaaagatttctttattaaaaagaacaaacctGTTACATGGTAATGAATAATAGTTTTCATGAAAAGTAACTTTTCTAGAACAAAAAGTGTCTAGTGAGAACAGTGCATCTTTTAGGTTTTTCATGTCTCTCTAATATCTGGTTTAACAGAAGATAAGTAGATGATCATCCGCCTCTACTTTCAGTCTGTGATACATTATTTCGGtagaagaatatgaagaaaatccAACTTCATCCAGATACAGATGGACAGAGGGACAGGGGAAGGTCTTTTAACTTCGGTGTAtgtagaatcttagctccccaaccagggattgaacccaggccacagaggTGAAACacatcaagtcctaaccactagaccttAGGAAATTTCTCTAGAAAGAGTACTTTGATAGCTTTTTCAGTGGATTTTTTTGACAACTACACCAAAATTTAACAGATGGTATAGTTATAATGCAGAATCTGAAACAATATTCAGGAACTTTGGTACCCTATTATATTAAAAtcctttgctttctttaatactttaaaatgatcttttaacTGTGCCAGACTATTGGTTATTTGGGAAAGGGGGTTCATTGAGTGACACTGATCTTCAAGTGCTGACCATTCCATTACATAGTCTAAAAAGTTAGATGTCTTAGTGTCACCACTGCTCCCATCAGAAAAATCTTTAGGTATTGGGAAGCTGTCAAGCTCACTGTAGCAGATACAGGTttttcaaaattctaattttcatatGAAAGCTCAAAAATTTTCACTGACCATAaagttttccttgaagtgacaggCTCACCTTATTCACTTTTGAGAAAAACATCTGTCAAATATATCCAAGTCAAATATATCCAGGACTAATGCcacttaatttttcttccaagttaaAAAATGTTATTGTATGAAAAAACATCTAGTTCATCATGCAGCccaagcaactttcactcattcattataCACCAGTGTGCAGCAGAAATGCTGCATGTATTTAAGgcttgtgattaaaaaaataataatctttgcTGCATCAAGGACATTTTAAAGTGGTACCAGCTTTCTTTTTCCCAACTGTGACTACATGGTGGTGAAGAACATAgtgatttctagtttgattcaTGCTGAGGTACTACTGTTTTACTCCAATGTTAACACAATTGAAAAAATCATATCTTAGTGTTGTTATCTTAGTATATcttagtattattatgaaaagAGTTTAACTTGAAGCCCCTCTGAAAATCTCAGGGAACCGCAAGGGCCCGTGGACTATACTTTAGTACCTGtactatataatatgtataatactaGAaatgtagtcgctcagtcgtgtttgactcttttgtgaccctatagatgataggcttctctgttcatgggatttttcaggcaagaataccggagtgggttgccattttccttctccaggggctcttttcaatccagggattgaactcaagtctcctgtgtcttctgcatcgtaggcggattctttacctgctgggccaTCAGAGAATTTCCATAATGCTAGATAATACTCTAATACATTAAGACCTAGCACTTTCATAGTactttactatgtgccaggcatttttctaaggatatatatatatatgtgcatatgtgtgtgtgtgtatatatatacatacatgtatacatatatacccatatatCGCCATCTTTTACTTTGTCTCTTTTATATACAACAAATCTATAAAGTATATACTTTTATCATTGTCTCCCTTTTAACAGAAAAGGAAccagaagcacagagaggttgatGACTTGCTCAAGCTAAtagcagaaccaggattcaaagcCATTCTCCAAGATCAAGCTCTTCCTTTGTACCACTGGGTAATTAAACAAACCCCAGGAGGCACTTAGCCATTTTCTTCCATGCGGAATGGGAGTAGACAGGCATTATCTGGAGGGAGAGGGCCCAGGAGTGTCATCGGGTACCCGTCCTGacctctgccctctcccctttGCCCTGCTAGGATGACCTCTCGGGAGCAGCTGGTGCAGCACgtgctgcaggagctgcaggaggcggTGGAGTCAGAGGGCCTGGAGGGTCTCATCGGTGCCGCTCTGGAGGCCAAGCAGGTCCTGTCCTCCTTCGCTCTCCCCACCCGCCGTGGGGGAGGCCCCGGCCCCCAGGTGCTGGAGGTGGACTCGGTGGCCCTGAGCCTGTATCCGGAGGATGCGCCCCGGAACATGCTGCCGCTGGTGTGCCAGGGCGAGGGCAGCCTGCTCTTCGAGGCGGCCAGCCTGCTGCTGTGGGGCGACGCGGGCCTCAGCCTGGAGCTGCGGGCGCGCACGGTGGTGGAGATGCTGCTGCACCGCCACTACTACCTCCAGGGCATGATCGACTCCAAGGTGATGCTGCAGGCCGTGCGCTACTCCCTGCGCTCCGAGGAGTCCCCGGAGATGACCAGCCTACCGTCCGCCACGCTCGAGGCCATCTTCGACGCGGACGTCAAGGCCACCTGCTTTCCCAGCAGCTTCTCCAACGTGTGGCACTTGTACGCCCTCGCCTCGGTGGTCCAGCGCAACATCTACTCCATCTACCCGCTGCGCAACCTCAAGATCCGGCCGTACTTTAACCGTGTCATCCGCCCGCGCCGCTGCGACCACACGCCCGCCACGCTGCACATCATGTGGGCGGGCCAGCCGCTCAGCGGCCACCTCTTCCGCCACCAGTACTTTGCGCCCgtggtggggctggaggaggtggAGGCCGAGAGTGCCCACCCCGGCCCGGCCCCACTGCCCCCGCCCGCCAAGACCCTGGAGCTGCTCAATCGCGAGCCCGGCCTCAGCTACTCGCACCTGGGAGAGCGCTCCAGCGTCACCAAGAGCACCTTCTACCGCTGGCGGCGGCAGTCCCAGGAGCATCGGCAGAAGGTGGCCACCCGCTTCTCCGCCAAGCACTTCCTGCAGGACAGCTTCCACCGCGGGGGCGTCGTGCCGCTGCAGCAGTTCCTGCAGAGATTCCCCGAGATCTCCCGCTCCACCTATTACGCCTGGAAGCATGAGCTCGTGGGTTCTGGCACCTGCCGGGCCCTAGCCCCTGCGGAGGAGCTGGCGAAGCTGCCGGAGCGGCAGGTTGCCGAGGAGCAGGGATGCTCCTCGACGGCCGTGTCCAGCCCTGGCATGGTCTTCATGCAGCGGGCCAAGATGTACCTGGAGCACTGCATCGCCCTGAACACACTGGTACCCTACCGCTGCTTCAAACGCCGCTTCCCGGGCATCTCCCGGTCCACCTACTACAACTGGCGCCGAAAGGCTCTCCGAAGGAACCCCAGCTTCAAGCCAGGGCCGGCCCTCTCGGAGTGTGGGCCTCCCCAGCCAGCGCCGGTGGGCGAAAAGGTTTTGCTCCCTTGGAAGGGTGGTGAGGTCGGAGAGGGGGCAGCGAAAGCCACGGGTGGGGGCCCACCTGCCTCGCGGGCGTTCCTGCCGCTGAGGGTACCGCTGGCCCGCTGGCAGAGGCGTTTGCGCAGAGCAGCCCGCAAGCAGGTGCTCGGTGGGCGCCTCCCTTTCTGTCGCTTCCGCCTCCGCTACCCGAGCTTGTCGCCCTCCTGCTTTTGGGTCTGGAAGAGTCTGGCCCGGAGCTGGCCCGGAAGCCGGTCCAAGCTCCAGATCCGGGCCCCCACCTTGGGCagagggggcaggaaggaggcagaggagaaagaagcTGGCAGGAATGTGACAGCTGCCCTGGCCCTCTCTGCAGGGACCCGGCAGATGGCAGCTTCTCCAGGGGAGGATCCAGGTAAGGCCCCGGGAGGGCCTTCCAGAGAGGGGGCCCTGCAAGAGGGGCCCCCGGCCCAGGGTCAGCCCCCCAGTGGGTCCCTGTCCAGCCACCCTGTGGTGAGAGCAGCGGCGGCGGGGGGCCGGGACAGCCAGGTGCTGGTGATGGACATGCTGGCCACCACGAAGTTCAAGGCCCAGGCCAAGCTGTTCCTGCAGAAGCGCTTCCAGTCCAAGAGCTTCCCCTCCTACAAGGAATTCAGCACCCTCTTCCCCCTCACCGCCCGCTCTACCTACTACATGTGGAAGCGCGCCCTCTACGATGGCCTCACTCTGGTGGACGGCTGACGGGCAGGTGTGcaaggggctgggaggaaggaggacCGCTTGGGAGAAGGTCAGAGGCCTGAGTCGCCCCCTGGCTTGGCCAGGATCCCTTTTGCTGCCATGGTGTTTACCGTGACTCCGAGGGCAGCTTTGTGTTGCTTCCCAGCTCCAGGGCAGAGAGAGCCGGAGACTGCCGTCTGGCCTCCTGTAGAGAGCTACAGGACCAGGGATGTTCTCTTCAGTTGTTTgccattcttatttttattatcgCGTCTTGGTTTTTTTAGTCTTTTGATTTAAGTGAGTTGGCCGGGCCCCCTTGCTCGTGTTGGAAGCTCTGTGTTTGTGGGGACCCGAAGGGAGGTTGGTTAGCTACAGCTGCTTTCAGCttttcccagggacagagggagtATTGTAGCGTGGCCATCTGTCCCATTGGGCAGAATATATGACTTCAGTTTCTTTTGGGGGTTGGCACCCTCTTTATGCAAAGATGTTTCCCAAAGCAAAATTAGAGACCAGTTGTGGAGCAGGTCATAACTTCTGCTTGGTGCCCCTAAGGGAGAGGGCGTCAGGCTCCGTATGAGCAGAAGCGGAGATGAAGAAGGAGGACCAAGGTTGGCCTCTCGGGGAGGGTCCTGAGCCTGATCACTGAGGGCTGGCCCGTTCATTGTGAGGAGGTAAAGGGCCTGGGGAAGAGAGCCTTGGGTCTCTGCTTGCTGGTGCTTGGTGCATCTGCTGTGGACCCCGCAGTCCTTGGAGACCCCCATTTTTCTGTTGAGCTCCTTAGAGCCCAAGCCCTGTCTCCAGTGAGACCACACAGGGGCCAGGCAGGTGAGAGACTGACTTGGCATTGTCCAAAAGTGAAGTTGGaaaaccaaagaaataaagtgatgTGGTGCTCACAGCCTGTGGTCTCTGGTATTTGTTTTTGCCATAGTGACTGCTCTTTCCCACATTCCCTTTGATTTAGGGGACTGAGAGTGACCATTTCTTTTCCAGGGTCCAAGACTTGGAGGATGGAGGGAATCACTCTGGGGTGTCTGCTTAGAATTAGATGTTGACCTTGGGTGTTCTTCCAGCTGGGGACAGGGCTCTGGCTGCCTGGAGAGATATCTCCCAACAAATGGgaattgttgcttagttgctccgtcatgtctgactctcttgtgaccttgtggactatagcctgccaggcgcctcttgtccatggaattctccgggcaagaatactgaagtgggttgccatttccctctccaaggtatcttcctgactcagggatcaaacctgtgtctcctgcattggcaagcagattctttacctctgagctgcttgggaagccccaacaatggGAGAAAACTGGCCACCTCAGTGTGCTCAGAGGCCAGGCC
This sequence is a window from Odocoileus virginianus isolate 20LAN1187 ecotype Illinois chromosome 6, Ovbor_1.2, whole genome shotgun sequence. Protein-coding genes within it:
- the VRTN gene encoding vertnin, which translates into the protein MTSREQLVQHVLQELQEAVESEGLEGLIGAALEAKQVLSSFALPTRRGGGPGPQVLEVDSVALSLYPEDAPRNMLPLVCQGEGSLLFEAASLLLWGDAGLSLELRARTVVEMLLHRHYYLQGMIDSKVMLQAVRYSLRSEESPEMTSLPSATLEAIFDADVKATCFPSSFSNVWHLYALASVVQRNIYSIYPLRNLKIRPYFNRVIRPRRCDHTPATLHIMWAGQPLSGHLFRHQYFAPVVGLEEVEAESAHPGPAPLPPPAKTLELLNREPGLSYSHLGERSSVTKSTFYRWRRQSQEHRQKVATRFSAKHFLQDSFHRGGVVPLQQFLQRFPEISRSTYYAWKHELVGSGTCRALAPAEELAKLPERQVAEEQGCSSTAVSSPGMVFMQRAKMYLEHCIALNTLVPYRCFKRRFPGISRSTYYNWRRKALRRNPSFKPGPALSECGPPQPAPVGEKVLLPWKGGEVGEGAAKATGGGPPASRAFLPLRVPLARWQRRLRRAARKQVLGGRLPFCRFRLRYPSLSPSCFWVWKSLARSWPGSRSKLQIRAPTLGRGGRKEAEEKEAGRNVTAALALSAGTRQMAASPGEDPGKAPGGPSREGALQEGPPAQGQPPSGSLSSHPVVRAAAAGGRDSQVLVMDMLATTKFKAQAKLFLQKRFQSKSFPSYKEFSTLFPLTARSTYYMWKRALYDGLTLVDG